The following are from one region of the Zonotrichia albicollis isolate bZonAlb1 chromosome 15, bZonAlb1.hap1, whole genome shotgun sequence genome:
- the SLC35A4 gene encoding putative UDP-sugar transporter protein SLC35A4 gives MGVFGNAAGSADRLLHRGLWALLLLLSVAIYGSHAPLLTLCKVDGAIPFSSTSVVVLVELTKLLLSVLSLLPGAREPLPAALSWRHAAPFALSALLYAANNNLVVHMQLFMDPSTFQVLSNLKIVSTALLYSLLLRRRLGPRRWLALLLLLAAGVTYSCGGLRGHGDTAGTRLHVTPVGLLLLSVYCLISGLSAVYTEAILKSQALPLGLQNIFLYFFGVLLNLMGSLWTGMEGGFLEGFSPWVLLVVFSQALNGLIMSIVMKHSSNITRLFIISCSILVNALLSVALFNLQLTLLFFVAVACIGLAVHLYYGVT, from the coding sequence ATGGGGGTGTTTGGGAACGCTGCTGGCTCTGCCGACAGGCTGCTCCACAGGGGGctgtgggctctgctgctgctgctctctgtggccaTCTACGGCTCCCACGCCCCGCTCCTGACCCTGTGCAAGGTGGATGGGGCCATCCCCTTCAGCTCCACGTCcgtggtggtgctggtggagcTGACCAAGCTGTTGCTGTCGGTGCTGTCGCTGCTGCCGGGGGCCCGGGAGCCGCTGCCGGCGGCGCTGTCCTGGCGCCACGCCGCGCCCTTCGCCCTCTCCGCCCTGCTCTACGCCGCCAACAACAACCTGGTGGTGCACATGCAGCTCTTCATGGACCCCAGCACCTTCCAGGTGCTCAGTAACCTCAAGATCGTCAGCACGGCGCTGCTCTACAGCCTCCTCTTGCGGCGGCGCCTGGGCCCGCGCCgctggctggccctgctgctgctgctggccgcCGGTGTCACCTACAGCTGCGGGGGgctgcggggacacggggacaccgcAGGGACGCGCCTGCACGTCACCCccgtggggctgctgctgctctccgtGTACTGCCTCATCTCGGGCCTCTCTGCTGTGTACACTGAAGCAATCCTGAAGAGCCAGGCGCTGCCCCTCGGCCTGCAGAACATCTTCCTGTACTTCTTTGGGGTGCTGCTCAACCTGATGGGATCCCTGTGGACTGGCATGGAGGGTGGGTTCCTGGAGGGCTTCTCCCCGTGGGTGCTGCTGGTTGTGTTCAGCCAGGCTCTGAACGGCCTCATCATGTCCATAGTGATGAAGCACAGCAGCAACATCACCAGGCTCTTCAtcatctcctgctccatcctggTCAATGCTCTCCTCTCCGTTGCCCTCTTCAACCTGCAGCTCACCCTCCTCTTCTTCGTGGCTGTGGCGTGCATTGGCCTGGCTGTGCACCTGTACTATGGAGTCACATAG
- the LOC102062023 gene encoding SLC35A4 upstream microprotein, which translates to MADDKDSLPKLKDLAFLKGQLESLQRRVEDEVQAGVGQDGSLLASPLLKGFLAGYLVAKLRFSAVLGFVAGTCTGIYAAQNYAVPNVEKTIRDYVNSLKKGRD; encoded by the exons ATGGCGGACGATAAG GACTCGCTGCCTAAGCTGAAGGACCTCGCCTTCCTGAAGGGGCAGCTGGAGAGCCTGCAGCGCAGGGTGGAGGACGAGGTGCAGGCCGGCGTGGGGCAG GACGGATCGCTGCTGGCATCGCCCTTGCTCAAAGGTTTCCTGGCGGGATACCTGGTGGCCAAGCTCCGCTTCTCCGCCGTCCTGGGCTTCGTGGCCGGCACCTGCACCGGGATTTACGCCGCGCAGAATTATGCCGTGCCCAACGTTGAGAAGACGATTCGGGACTATGTGAATTCACTGAAAAAAGGTCGGGACTAG